Proteins encoded by one window of Ancylothrix sp. D3o:
- the cas10 gene encoding type III-B CRISPR-associated protein Cas10/Cmr2: protein MTAYWQAKIWALLHDPVLKALHDNAGRGKEGAWNSLTCMEGWVSPKGKSLPNSPYSTQWLKHVGLCDLISSASDRAAIGRLQNTAVDYDAEGLQIRHLLSGEPLEFKLGQWHDSLMGMGKNRATVLADFEQNLIPETIRTCTDARKVYWWLWRCYPEVLSQAFDRDFNIPNEPCLPLLPADTRIPDASLWSHTTMTSALAGSLAGFYSDNNSYPKKGARKGKAYQESRPHLAIFSFTPVQELIKASRKMRDFWAGSWLLHYLSAKACWAIAWKYGPDSLVYPCLYQQPLIDLWLLEKYPQFSEWIKAPTERQLLTAGFPNVVVLILPDNGASNTEKSPVKAAMQQAEETIKKEWLRLGNLVLQNLQKNSSNQWQKINKHTWDDWLKTQWQTYWTALPIGNRDTVLHHSPRKERNYKEWQDEQNNFACPKKDLFVEAESEFLKATYESALREDWPHRSQPNFKRRQPNLNVGSWWASIFDQIRFALNAVKNTRTWELPTAFGPRSTVSGIGPVVHGLKNDKDWITEGETAKFWEEHAGLFDGIEELNATEVLKRGLHRILPEVLGRENTRLELYYPDLSSGVAGWLRKHPEARDYYVQVCEEVAGHFKWIKAENQSWGIPWILSENANLLNPRLLNAGWLIEDFEPKSDLPNQVLTKEKKKEKTQAELKKVRTFIEERFAAGNNPTDWYVLAGGDGDDMSSWLKGEPLHNYEEYLATEVKNELDKELKSVQGEPNKKTRNVWESFKEFLGMKKRMGPATHNALSRALLDFSNQLLPYLTEERYAGRLIYGGGDDVLAYTNLWEWDEWLWDIRECFRGDKDPRNEFNNGGHYWRWDGGELPKYLSERPLFTMGKKATISFGIVIAGHSVPLAIALENRWEAEDEAKEHESPNGDKKDAVQVRVIYNNGNVLKATAKFDAFKLWKNLISLDNLDAAIFEQVAEVWSQHPAPLEKAIQPWTQAFCSRREQLPGDTTGDFQRCLAEFIEALWDSTQPEKLDRQLQSWCKLAAFVIRKRDIKLGA from the coding sequence ATGACAGCCTATTGGCAAGCAAAAATTTGGGCATTATTACATGACCCCGTGCTTAAGGCATTGCATGATAATGCTGGTAGAGGAAAAGAAGGTGCTTGGAACTCTTTAACTTGTATGGAAGGGTGGGTTTCTCCAAAGGGAAAATCGCTCCCAAATAGCCCTTACAGCACTCAGTGGTTAAAGCACGTTGGTTTGTGTGATTTAATTTCTTCAGCTAGTGATCGTGCTGCTATTGGCCGACTGCAAAATACGGCTGTTGACTATGATGCTGAGGGGTTACAAATTCGCCACTTGCTATCAGGAGAGCCGTTAGAATTTAAGCTTGGGCAATGGCATGATTCTTTGATGGGGATGGGGAAAAATCGCGCTACAGTTTTGGCGGATTTTGAACAAAACTTAATTCCAGAAACCATACGCACTTGTACGGATGCACGCAAGGTTTATTGGTGGTTATGGCGATGTTATCCAGAGGTTCTCTCACAGGCTTTTGACCGAGATTTTAATATTCCTAATGAGCCTTGTTTGCCTTTGTTGCCGGCAGATACTCGTATTCCTGATGCTTCTTTGTGGAGTCATACAACGATGACTTCTGCTTTGGCCGGTTCTTTGGCTGGGTTTTATTCTGATAATAACAGTTATCCGAAAAAAGGAGCGAGAAAAGGCAAAGCTTATCAGGAATCTCGCCCTCATCTGGCAATTTTTAGTTTTACGCCGGTGCAAGAATTAATTAAAGCTAGTCGCAAAATGCGGGATTTTTGGGCCGGTTCTTGGTTGCTTCATTATCTTTCTGCTAAGGCTTGTTGGGCAATTGCTTGGAAATATGGCCCTGATAGTTTGGTCTATCCTTGTCTTTATCAACAGCCTCTCATTGATTTGTGGTTGTTAGAAAAATATCCTCAGTTTTCGGAGTGGATAAAAGCGCCGACGGAACGCCAGTTATTAACGGCTGGGTTTCCTAATGTGGTGGTTTTAATTTTGCCTGATAATGGCGCTTCTAACACAGAAAAAAGTCCTGTTAAAGCGGCTATGCAGCAAGCTGAAGAAACCATCAAAAAGGAGTGGTTACGTTTAGGAAATTTGGTGCTGCAAAATTTGCAAAAAAATAGTAGTAATCAATGGCAAAAAATTAACAAACATACTTGGGATGATTGGTTAAAAACTCAGTGGCAAACTTACTGGACTGCTTTGCCTATTGGTAACAGAGACACTGTACTGCATCATTCTCCTCGTAAAGAAAGGAATTATAAAGAATGGCAAGACGAACAAAATAATTTTGCTTGTCCAAAAAAGGATTTATTTGTGGAGGCTGAATCTGAGTTTTTGAAGGCGACTTATGAATCTGCTTTGCGGGAAGATTGGCCTCATCGTTCTCAACCTAATTTTAAACGCCGGCAGCCTAATTTGAATGTAGGTTCTTGGTGGGCAAGTATTTTTGATCAGATTCGGTTTGCGCTGAATGCTGTTAAAAATACGCGGACTTGGGAGTTACCTACGGCTTTTGGGCCGCGTTCTACGGTGTCAGGAATTGGGCCGGTTGTTCATGGTTTAAAAAATGATAAAGATTGGATTACGGAGGGGGAGACGGCAAAGTTTTGGGAGGAACACGCGGGTTTATTTGATGGTATTGAAGAGTTGAATGCAACGGAGGTTTTAAAACGGGGTTTGCATCGGATTTTGCCTGAAGTTTTAGGTCGGGAAAATACTCGGTTAGAGTTGTATTATCCTGATTTGAGTTCGGGGGTGGCCGGTTGGTTACGGAAGCATCCAGAGGCGCGAGATTACTATGTTCAAGTGTGTGAAGAAGTGGCTGGTCATTTTAAGTGGATTAAAGCGGAAAATCAATCTTGGGGTATTCCTTGGATATTGTCTGAAAACGCAAATTTATTGAATCCTCGTTTGTTAAATGCCGGTTGGTTGATTGAGGATTTTGAGCCTAAATCTGATTTGCCGAATCAAGTTTTAACAAAGGAGAAGAAAAAGGAAAAAACTCAAGCGGAGTTGAAAAAAGTTCGCACGTTTATTGAGGAACGTTTTGCGGCGGGAAATAATCCGACTGATTGGTATGTTTTGGCGGGGGGTGATGGAGATGATATGAGTAGTTGGTTGAAGGGGGAACCGCTACATAATTATGAGGAATATCTTGCAACAGAGGTAAAAAACGAACTCGATAAAGAATTGAAAAGTGTACAAGGCGAACCCAATAAAAAAACCCGAAATGTCTGGGAATCGTTTAAGGAGTTTTTGGGTATGAAAAAACGCATGGGGCCGGCAACTCATAATGCTTTGAGTCGTGCTTTGTTGGATTTTTCTAATCAATTGCTGCCGTATTTAACGGAAGAACGTTATGCGGGCCGGTTGATTTATGGGGGTGGGGATGATGTTTTGGCTTACACAAATCTCTGGGAGTGGGATGAGTGGTTATGGGATATTCGTGAGTGTTTCCGAGGTGATAAAGATCCCCGTAATGAGTTTAATAATGGAGGTCATTATTGGCGATGGGATGGTGGGGAATTGCCGAAATATTTATCGGAACGTCCGCTTTTTACGATGGGAAAAAAGGCGACGATTAGTTTTGGAATTGTGATAGCCGGTCATTCTGTACCTTTGGCTATTGCGCTGGAGAATCGTTGGGAAGCTGAGGACGAAGCAAAGGAACATGAATCTCCTAATGGTGATAAGAAAGATGCGGTACAAGTGCGGGTGATTTACAACAATGGTAATGTCTTGAAAGCTACGGCCAAATTTGATGCTTTTAAGCTGTGGAAAAATTTAATTTCTTTGGATAATTTGGATGCAGCAATTTTTGAACAAGTGGCGGAAGTTTGGAGTCAGCATCCTGCGCCTTTGGAGAAAGCAATTCAACCTTGGACGCAGGCTTTTTGTTCTCGTCGTGAGCAATTACCTGGGGATACAACGGGTGATTTTCAGCGATGTTTGGCTGAGTTTATTGAGGCTTTGTGGGATTCAACTCAACCTGAAAAACTCGACCGCCAATTACAAAGCTGGTGCAAACTTGCGGCTTTTGTGATTCGCAAACGTGACATTAAATTAGGAGCATAA
- a CDS encoding type III-B CRISPR module-associated Cmr3 family protein: MMFWYTLTPLDILLLRDAKPFTPGERAWAGSVFPPNNHTLAGAVRGLLNAKVDLELTGPFLVYKETLYLPRPLGFVGSIPLVPLLWEEDSNLRQAMWNRQQPCPLVKPPNRQKDKEEEEKKDKSFLQYLPINVARKYLECGKIEEDEWEANNSDEIKPWKVESRPHNAIQEGTRQVKDSDGYFVENAIRMMSGWSLGIGINQDIETPTVLQLGGEGHRAILQRCEPLKEQWEAIKKVSDDNFQKGGKCLAYLVTPGVFERKHDGGQAICRAWPWEWDLAYPENPNARKGNLVSVATDKPVPISCRIRDKDNNSVPAPQVFAAPPGSVYYLEKPDLLFCKNPNSKEGKGLEKAKSLRKLGYSELLWISYKEEK; this comes from the coding sequence ATGATGTTTTGGTACACTTTGACACCTTTGGATATCTTGTTATTGCGGGATGCAAAACCTTTTACTCCGGGGGAACGTGCATGGGCCGGCAGTGTTTTTCCGCCGAATAATCATACATTGGCCGGTGCGGTTCGTGGTTTGTTAAATGCCAAGGTAGATTTAGAGTTAACCGGCCCGTTTTTGGTTTACAAAGAAACTCTTTATTTACCGCGTCCTTTGGGTTTTGTGGGGTCTATTCCTTTAGTGCCTTTACTTTGGGAAGAAGATTCTAATTTACGGCAAGCTATGTGGAACCGGCAACAACCTTGTCCTCTTGTTAAACCGCCTAATCGTCAAAAAGATAAGGAAGAAGAGGAGAAAAAAGATAAAAGTTTTCTGCAATATTTACCTATAAATGTTGCTAGAAAATATCTGGAATGTGGTAAAATAGAAGAGGATGAATGGGAGGCCAATAATTCTGATGAAATCAAACCCTGGAAGGTAGAAAGCCGCCCTCATAATGCCATCCAAGAAGGTACTCGTCAAGTGAAAGATAGCGATGGATATTTTGTGGAGAATGCTATCCGGATGATGTCGGGTTGGAGTTTAGGAATTGGCATTAATCAAGACATTGAAACGCCTACAGTTTTGCAATTGGGAGGGGAAGGACACAGGGCTATTTTGCAGCGGTGTGAACCTCTTAAAGAGCAATGGGAGGCTATCAAGAAAGTCTCGGATGATAACTTCCAAAAAGGGGGTAAATGTCTGGCTTATTTGGTGACTCCGGGGGTGTTTGAGCGTAAACATGATGGGGGTCAAGCTATTTGTCGTGCTTGGCCTTGGGAATGGGATTTAGCTTATCCTGAAAATCCGAATGCACGCAAGGGAAATTTGGTGAGTGTGGCAACAGATAAGCCGGTTCCTATTAGTTGTCGCATTCGAGATAAGGATAATAACAGTGTGCCGGCGCCCCAAGTTTTTGCAGCGCCGCCTGGGAGTGTTTATTATTTGGAGAAACCTGATTTGCTATTTTGTAAAAATCCTAATTCTAAGGAGGGTAAGGGTTTAGAAAAGGCGAAAAGTTTGCGAAAGTTGGGTTATTCTGAGTTACTTTGGATTTCTTACAAGGAGGAAAAATAA
- the cmr4 gene encoding type III-B CRISPR module RAMP protein Cmr4, whose product MNYVYLYLLAPLHTGGTTQEGNLLGIARESHTNLPYVPSSTIRGKLRSTVGNDIEQRIKRVQLFGPDLKDTQDTGFLEMYEAETDKKITQLEQGNIWIGDGSILWMPVPSLSHGVIWISCPLLLQRWAKFNGNPEIPAEYSTNLATKAPVYLKDAILPAKSLQNWDNWQNFIPQSPEANAITRVLVLPDRHCATLIQMSLWRQVKIKLDEHKSVDGGFRYEEAIPPDTLMYFTWGITSQANGKGEESSADFKALLSENSILQIGGQESLGRGFVQQWLGNN is encoded by the coding sequence ATGAATTACGTCTACTTATATCTGCTGGCACCTTTGCACACCGGCGGTACAACTCAAGAAGGAAATTTGTTAGGAATTGCCCGTGAATCTCACACCAATTTGCCTTACGTTCCTTCTAGTACAATTCGCGGTAAATTGCGTTCGACAGTTGGCAATGATATTGAACAACGCATTAAGCGTGTGCAACTTTTTGGCCCCGATTTAAAGGATACTCAAGATACAGGTTTTCTGGAGATGTATGAGGCAGAAACTGATAAAAAGATAACTCAACTTGAACAAGGAAATATCTGGATTGGTGATGGTTCAATTTTGTGGATGCCGGTGCCTTCTTTGAGTCATGGAGTGATTTGGATAAGTTGCCCTTTACTGTTACAACGTTGGGCAAAATTTAATGGCAACCCAGAAATACCGGCTGAATATAGTACCAATTTAGCTACCAAAGCGCCGGTTTATCTTAAAGATGCAATTCTACCGGCCAAAAGCTTACAAAATTGGGATAATTGGCAGAATTTTATTCCCCAATCACCCGAAGCAAATGCTATTACACGAGTCTTAGTTTTACCAGATCGGCATTGTGCAACCTTGATTCAAATGAGTTTATGGCGCCAGGTGAAAATTAAGCTGGATGAACATAAATCAGTTGATGGTGGTTTCCGTTATGAGGAAGCAATTCCCCCAGATACGCTGATGTATTTTACTTGGGGAATTACTTCTCAAGCCAATGGCAAAGGTGAAGAATCTTCCGCAGATTTTAAAGCACTCTTAAGCGAAAACTCCATTCTGCAAATTGGCGGACAGGAAAGCTTAGGACGTGGGTTTGTGCAACAGTGGTTAGGCAATAATTAA
- a CDS encoding RAMP superfamily CRISPR-associated protein codes for MASQQRPNLKGGNGGANTPPQHRNSGNGGANTPPQPSPWLYPGREHKPDNNASFVSFVEFLRWMRAPDSEYKDPTKIQILQMAEEKSKSYKDWLKQLNERTRKLAGEGNCFQAKCSWRIRVGGHRGPESILLPAFDALGMPFIPSSSLRGVARTQAIKEIMRKQKIDWKQAEKQIAPWFGSLEANNPKDRAGKVVFFDAYPISSAAPMLAVDMANNIWKWQGNSLEYKPNPNAFLSLTEPTFLIGLRLASGCTDTAILDQVKQWLQAGLQSGIGSQVNSGYGGLLIAGAGVPSDEFLRLNFSLKGQLIHGRQKFNNSSQPFQRERNGSLRFDGRGNLRTDTVPDAEVRAVAFKSMLRYWFRVLAFGVLSVQEVQEWEATLFGGINPKKHGWIKVNLTDGKITQKEPRGTFEGKNAPCGEQKGTLLLSYSSEAPAANQKNLAELLKNLTWLMFHLGGIGQGARRPCYSRQTRSNAPWWRGSTLTPDRDNEFWKLPATVKEFQVIFKQRLEGFYAKLASISGKKINLKPPLSFGRVTGDQWSEAVDSNCKIVVCSGKEDFGKPYALAVLHSEDFKRYGKYDGNLCGKVAGGVKPSPVWIANLGDYQIVTVFGSTQEPRKKYLETLRTNTTSNDFAQIWPLT; via the coding sequence ATGGCATCTCAACAAAGACCTAATCTTAAGGGTGGAAATGGGGGTGCCAACACCCCGCCTCAGCATCGTAATAGTGGAAATGGGGGTGCCAACACCCCGCCTCAGCCTTCTCCTTGGCTTTATCCAGGGAGGGAACATAAGCCAGATAACAATGCAAGTTTTGTGAGTTTTGTGGAATTTTTGCGGTGGATGCGTGCACCCGATAGCGAATATAAAGACCCCACAAAAATTCAAATTTTGCAAATGGCAGAAGAGAAATCTAAAAGCTATAAAGACTGGCTTAAACAACTCAACGAACGCACCCGAAAACTTGCTGGGGAAGGTAATTGTTTTCAGGCAAAATGTAGTTGGCGAATTCGTGTCGGTGGCCACCGAGGGCCAGAAAGTATTTTACTGCCTGCTTTTGATGCTTTGGGGATGCCTTTTATTCCTTCTTCTAGCTTACGCGGTGTTGCCAGAACTCAGGCAATTAAAGAGATAATGCGTAAGCAAAAAATAGACTGGAAACAAGCAGAAAAACAGATAGCCCCTTGGTTTGGTTCCTTAGAGGCAAATAATCCCAAAGATCGGGCCGGTAAGGTGGTTTTTTTTGATGCTTATCCTATCTCCAGTGCTGCGCCAATGCTGGCGGTGGATATGGCGAATAATATCTGGAAATGGCAGGGAAATAGCCTAGAATACAAGCCAAATCCTAATGCTTTTTTATCGCTAACAGAACCTACTTTTTTAATTGGTTTACGTCTGGCTAGTGGTTGCACAGATACGGCAATTTTAGACCAGGTTAAACAGTGGTTGCAGGCTGGTTTGCAGTCGGGTATAGGTTCTCAGGTAAATAGCGGCTATGGGGGATTGTTGATTGCGGGTGCCGGTGTTCCTAGTGATGAATTTTTGCGGCTTAATTTTAGTTTAAAAGGACAGCTAATTCATGGCCGGCAAAAGTTTAATAACTCTTCTCAACCTTTCCAAAGAGAACGGAACGGCAGCTTAAGATTTGACGGCAGAGGTAACTTAAGAACAGATACCGTTCCTGATGCAGAAGTGCGTGCAGTTGCTTTTAAATCGATGCTACGTTATTGGTTTCGTGTTTTGGCTTTCGGGGTGCTATCTGTTCAGGAAGTACAGGAATGGGAAGCTACACTTTTTGGGGGTATTAATCCCAAAAAACACGGCTGGATTAAGGTGAATTTGACGGATGGCAAAATTACTCAAAAAGAACCCAGAGGCACTTTTGAAGGCAAAAATGCTCCCTGTGGTGAACAAAAAGGAACGCTGTTACTGAGTTATTCTTCGGAAGCACCGGCAGCAAATCAAAAAAACCTCGCTGAGTTGTTAAAAAACCTGACTTGGTTGATGTTTCATTTAGGAGGAATTGGTCAAGGTGCGCGGCGTCCTTGTTATTCGCGCCAAACTCGCTCAAATGCTCCTTGGTGGCGGGGTTCAACTTTAACGCCAGATAGAGATAATGAGTTTTGGAAACTGCCGGCAACTGTGAAAGAATTCCAAGTTATTTTTAAGCAACGCTTGGAAGGTTTTTATGCCAAACTTGCCAGCATCAGCGGCAAAAAAATCAACCTAAAACCACCCCTAAGTTTTGGTAGAGTTACCGGTGATCAATGGTCAGAAGCTGTTGATAGTAATTGTAAAATTGTGGTGTGTTCTGGAAAGGAAGATTTTGGCAAACCTTATGCTTTGGCTGTGCTGCACAGTGAGGATTTTAAAAGGTATGGAAAGTATGATGGCAATCTTTGTGGCAAAGTTGCCGGTGGTGTTAAACCTTCGCCGGTTTGGATTGCCAATTTAGGCGATTATCAAATAGTAACGGTGTTTGGTTCTACTCAAGAGCCTCGCAAAAAATATTTAGAGACTCTGCGAACAAATACCACGAGTAATGATTTTGCTCAAATTTGGCCGTTAACTTGA
- the csx18 gene encoding CRISPR-associated protein Csx18, whose translation MYVTYRAAVVRNFSVAMVNGSITLVILLIAPMGLAAVIMNTFLVTVASFFTSTIADSVVRFLQPSRVDNIHASVEEQTNWPTIQHRNIKEIERQ comes from the coding sequence ATGTACGTCACTTATCGCGCTGCTGTGGTTCGTAATTTCTCTGTTGCTATGGTTAACGGTTCTATTACTTTGGTAATTTTGCTGATTGCACCAATGGGTTTAGCTGCGGTGATTATGAATACTTTTCTTGTCACGGTTGCTAGTTTTTTCACTTCCACTATTGCAGATTCTGTGGTACGTTTTTTGCAACCTTCTCGTGTTGATAATATCCATGCTTCTGTGGAAGAACAAACTAATTGGCCCACAATTCAGCATCGGAATATTAAAGAAATTGAGCGGCAATAA
- the cas1 gene encoding CRISPR-associated endonuclease Cas1, producing MQTLYVSQQGCYVSLNQELLVVKQGETVQAEVQLPLLEMVLVFGNSQITTQAIRACLWRNIPIAYVSRMGFCYGRILPIERGFRQLARYQQQLLAVERLQVARSIVQAKLRNSRVILQRQNRRRSSDTLSLAIQSLEYLIDKAGEADNTQRLMGFEGAGAAQYFSAFAECLEGNDFVFAGRSRRPPGNPVNAMLSFGYQILWNHLLSLIELQGLDPYSACLHEGSERHAALASDLIEEFRAPMIDSLVMYLVNRKMMDVLNDFEYKNGGCFLNNSGRKKFLKAFLRRMAEEIDTESGKQPKWDLLNQQVKLFKQFVYEPSRLYKPYLIR from the coding sequence ATGCAAACGCTTTATGTTTCTCAGCAAGGTTGTTATGTTTCGCTAAATCAAGAATTGCTGGTTGTTAAGCAAGGCGAAACTGTCCAAGCAGAAGTGCAGTTACCTTTGCTGGAAATGGTGCTGGTTTTTGGCAATTCGCAAATCACAACGCAGGCTATTCGTGCTTGCTTGTGGCGCAATATTCCCATTGCTTATGTGTCTCGGATGGGTTTTTGTTATGGGCGAATTTTGCCAATTGAACGTGGTTTTCGTCAACTTGCGCGTTATCAGCAGCAGTTATTAGCTGTAGAACGTTTGCAGGTGGCTCGCTCTATTGTTCAGGCAAAATTACGCAATTCACGGGTGATTTTGCAACGCCAAAACCGGCGCCGTTCTTCTGATACTCTGAGCTTGGCGATCCAAAGTTTGGAGTATTTGATTGATAAAGCGGGGGAGGCTGATAATACTCAGCGTTTAATGGGGTTTGAGGGGGCCGGTGCTGCTCAATATTTCTCGGCTTTTGCTGAGTGTTTGGAGGGAAATGATTTTGTGTTTGCGGGCCGGTCTCGTCGTCCTCCTGGCAATCCTGTTAATGCAATGTTGAGTTTTGGTTATCAGATTCTTTGGAATCATTTGTTGAGTTTAATTGAGTTGCAGGGTTTAGATCCTTATTCGGCTTGTTTGCATGAGGGTTCTGAGCGTCATGCGGCTTTGGCTTCGGATTTAATTGAGGAGTTTCGTGCACCTATGATAGATTCGTTGGTAATGTATTTGGTGAATCGAAAAATGATGGATGTGTTGAATGATTTTGAGTACAAAAATGGGGGATGTTTTTTGAATAATTCGGGCCGCAAGAAGTTTTTGAAGGCTTTTTTGCGTCGGATGGCGGAGGAGATTGATACGGAGTCTGGTAAGCAGCCGAAGTGGGATTTGTTGAATCAGCAGGTGAAGCTTTTTAAGCAGTTTGTTTATGAGCCGAGCCGGTTGTATAAGCCTTATTTAATTCGATGA
- the cas2 gene encoding CRISPR-associated endonuclease Cas2, with product MLFYVVIYDIPCDKRRRKVFNLLEGYGQWVQYSCFECVLSEKKFEELRRRLKKRVKLDEDSLRFYPLSKHTRGQVETWGVGPSVREFPGSVIV from the coding sequence ATGCTTTTTTATGTTGTGATTTACGATATTCCTTGCGATAAACGTCGGCGTAAGGTATTTAATTTGTTGGAGGGTTATGGTCAGTGGGTGCAGTACAGTTGTTTTGAGTGTGTATTGTCTGAGAAAAAGTTTGAGGAGTTGCGCCGCCGGTTGAAAAAACGGGTGAAGTTGGATGAGGATAGTCTGCGTTTTTATCCTTTATCTAAACATACTCGTGGTCAGGTGGAAACTTGGGGTGTTGGCCCTTCTGTTCGTGAGTTTCCGGGGTCGGTGATTGTTTGA
- a CDS encoding Npun_F0813 family protein: MFILKRQDVDISTIQHPKTGQPVPILNYQGQTFRLIQVFPAKQEEDAKAFWRDLTDNRGKACVLLEEPDRFSVWGKIRIEQLNEEGAGGGVTVAPFFVQACLLLLQALYFEIEDLLGARQAGSFQKEITSVFQQWKFPQADSASAVNQLLTVDPLDNGQIPSWQEHHLNTLLQELHRLGKQYFGNVSFTVRVMDALQDMPDSERKQFISWLNQTPLGRLWTPG, encoded by the coding sequence ATGTTTATTCTCAAAAGGCAGGATGTTGACATTTCTACCATTCAACACCCTAAAACTGGCCAGCCAGTTCCAATTCTCAACTATCAGGGCCAAACCTTTCGGCTTATCCAAGTCTTCCCCGCCAAACAAGAGGAAGATGCCAAAGCCTTTTGGCGGGACTTAACCGATAACAGAGGCAAAGCTTGTGTACTGCTCGAAGAGCCAGATCGGTTTAGCGTCTGGGGAAAAATCCGCATAGAGCAGCTAAATGAAGAAGGGGCCGGCGGGGGAGTCACAGTGGCTCCATTTTTCGTGCAAGCCTGTCTTTTGCTGCTGCAAGCGCTTTACTTTGAAATAGAGGACTTATTGGGGGCTCGTCAAGCAGGGTCGTTCCAAAAAGAAATTACCAGCGTCTTTCAACAATGGAAATTTCCGCAGGCAGACTCAGCCAGTGCTGTCAACCAGCTATTGACTGTCGATCCGTTAGATAATGGCCAGATCCCCTCCTGGCAAGAGCATCACCTGAATACCTTACTGCAAGAACTGCATCGTTTGGGAAAGCAGTATTTTGGCAACGTCAGCTTTACAGTGCGAGTGATGGATGCCTTGCAAGATATGCCAGACTCAGAGCGCAAACAGTTTATCAGTTGGTTGAACCAAACTCCGCTGGGACGACTGTGGACGCCAGGTTAA
- a CDS encoding SPOR domain-containing protein: MSSTSDKSTSPQQSFLSAQTLVIAGLVWAVLALLFFLLFSVPDASGEKPLWYVIGTYIFECGALLAAGLLCLRNWRSPQIVSGRNVWLGIGLGVLSYFVGNLLFGCWELVWGLDPDVSLGDVFYIISYLLLAWGMILAVISRRLNLELWQWAVLVGIAAGGIALAVWVATPAQEPAAKPATAVVSTLQDKAKPAQQAKTPAKAPTVKPATTKQPTTAKAAQNAQPAAEEEITAPGWVLGIDKFLEPYAYPVNLFYIVGDVFLLIIATALLLAFWGGRFSNSWRMIAAAAFSLYIADMWFKYAETRFQGDYQSGSLLEVFFVFMGVLFGIGAVLEYDISTRSRQTRRKRG; the protein is encoded by the coding sequence ATGAGCAGCACATCAGACAAATCTACCTCGCCTCAACAATCATTTTTGTCAGCCCAGACGCTGGTGATCGCCGGCCTAGTTTGGGCTGTGCTGGCATTGCTGTTTTTTTTACTGTTTAGCGTTCCCGACGCCAGCGGTGAAAAACCTTTGTGGTACGTTATCGGTACCTATATTTTTGAGTGCGGCGCCCTTTTAGCAGCAGGACTTTTGTGTTTAAGAAACTGGCGCAGCCCCCAAATCGTTAGCGGACGCAATGTCTGGCTGGGTATTGGTTTGGGCGTTTTGTCCTATTTTGTTGGAAACTTGCTTTTTGGTTGCTGGGAGTTGGTGTGGGGTCTTGATCCCGATGTCTCCTTGGGTGATGTGTTCTACATCATCAGCTATTTGTTGCTGGCTTGGGGAATGATTTTAGCGGTGATTTCCAGGCGTTTGAATCTGGAGTTATGGCAGTGGGCTGTTTTGGTGGGTATCGCTGCCGGTGGCATTGCTTTGGCCGTTTGGGTGGCTACTCCGGCTCAAGAACCGGCTGCCAAACCTGCAACGGCAGTCGTTTCGACTCTGCAAGACAAAGCAAAACCGGCCCAACAAGCTAAAACTCCCGCCAAAGCCCCAACAGTTAAACCGGCCACAACTAAGCAACCGACAACCGCCAAAGCTGCCCAAAATGCACAACCAGCCGCAGAAGAAGAAATTACAGCCCCAGGCTGGGTATTGGGGATTGACAAGTTCCTCGAACCCTATGCCTACCCCGTTAACTTGTTCTACATTGTCGGCGATGTATTTTTGTTGATTATTGCCACAGCCTTGCTTTTAGCCTTTTGGGGTGGCCGGTTCTCTAATTCTTGGCGGATGATTGCGGCAGCGGCTTTTTCCTTGTACATCGCCGATATGTGGTTTAAATATGCCGAAACCCGCTTTCAAGGCGACTACCAAAGCGGCAGTCTTTTGGAGGTGTTTTTTGTATTCATGGGTGTTTTGTTTGGGATCGGAGCCGTTTTAGAGTACGATATCTCAACCCGATCTCGCCAAACAAGGCGCAAACGAGGGTAA
- a CDS encoding LapA family protein: protein MKPIFPLITSVIVALWLVGVAILSVQNATGVSLKFLSWQSIQMPVGVVLAFSAGAGLLAGAFAQLLLNQSE from the coding sequence ATGAAACCGATTTTTCCGCTGATAACTTCTGTTATTGTGGCCCTTTGGCTGGTGGGGGTTGCCATCCTCTCCGTCCAAAATGCCACAGGAGTTTCTTTAAAATTCTTAAGCTGGCAATCGATCCAGATGCCGGTGGGGGTAGTTTTAGCCTTCAGTGCCGGTGCCGGTTTGCTCGCTGGAGCCTTTGCCCAACTGCTTTTAAACCAGTCAGAATAA